In Chaetodon trifascialis isolate fChaTrf1 chromosome 4, fChaTrf1.hap1, whole genome shotgun sequence, one DNA window encodes the following:
- the ndnf gene encoding protein NDNF, with protein MRQCKGWSVVLLVLLGLGALAQKLPTRDEGLFQMQIRDKSLFHDSSVIPDGAEISGYLFRDTPRRYYFVVEEDNTPLSVTVTPCDAPLEWKLTLQELPEEASGEGSGEPEPLDQQKQQVTVDEGTELFTYKGNDVESYVATSTPSGLYQLELLSTEKDSNFKVYATTTPESDQPYPELPYDPRVDVTALGRTTVTLAWKPTPTGSLMGQPVQYCVVINKEHNFKSMCAAEAKMSVDDAFMLAPKPGRDFSPFDFAHFGFVPSDIGFGKDRGLTSNKISRAYTAKPKASDIQKVCIGNKNIFTVSDLKPDTQYYFDVFAVNSATNTSTAYVGTFARTKEEARQKTVELKDGKVSDVFIKRKGSKFLRFAPVSSHQRVTLFVHTCLDAVQVQVRRDGKLLLSQNVEGVRQFQLRGKPKAKYLIRLRGSRKGASTLKVLATTRPSSKQPFPSLPEDTRIKAFDKLRTCSSVTVAWLGTQDRNKYCIYRKEVADNYGEEQRRREQNQCAGPETRRKSEKVLCKYFHSPNLQKAVTTETITGLEPGKTYLLDVYVVGHSGHSVKYQSKLVKTRKYC; from the exons atGAGGCAGTGTAAAGGTTGGAGTGTGGTTCTGCTGGTGCTTTTGGGGCTGGGAGCTTTGGCCCAGAAGCTGCCCACGAGAGACGAAGGACTCTTCCAGATGCAGATCAGGGACAAGTCGCTGTTCCACGACTCCTCTGTCATCCCGGATGGAGCCGAGATCAGTGGCTATCTGTTCAGGGACACACCCAGAAG GTACTACTTTGTGGTGGAGGAAGACAACACACCCTTGTCTGTGACTGTCACACCTTGTGATGCTCCTCTGGAGTGGAAACTAACGCTGCAGGAGCTGCCAGAAGAGGCCAGTGGAGAGGGATCAG gAGAGCCTGAACCTCTGGaccagcagaaacagcaggtgACCGTGGACGAGGGGACGGAGCTCTTTACCTACAAGGGTAATGACGTGGAGTCCTACGTGGCCACCAGCACGCCCTCTGGCCTCTatcagctggagctgctgtccacagagaaagacagcaaCTTCAAGGTGTACGCCACCACGACTCCAGAGTCTGACCAGCCCTACCCGGAGCTGCCCTACGACCCTCGTGTGGACGTGACCGCGCTGGGCCGGACCACTGTCACTCTGGCCTGGAAACCAACACCAACGGGCTCTTTGATGGGCCAGCCTGTCCAGTACTGTGTCGTGATCAACAAAGAGCACAATTTCAAGAGCATGTGTGCAGCTGAAGCTAAGATGAGCGTCGATGATGCCTTCATGCTGGCGCCCAAGCCTGGCAGAGACTTCAGCCCGTTTGACTTTGCCCACTTTGGCTTTGTTCCCTCTGACATTGGTTTCGGAAAGGATCGAGGCCTCACAAGCAACAAGATCTCACGGGCGTACACGGCCAAGCCCAAAGCGTCAGACATTCAGAAGGTGTGCATTggcaataaaaacattttcactgtgtcAGACCTGAAGCCGGACACACAGTACTACTTTGACGTGTTTGCTGTGAATTCAGCGACCAACACCAGCACTGCATACGTGGGAACATTCGCTCGCACTAAAGAGGAGGCTCGTCAGAAGACAGTGGAGCTCAAGGACGGCAAAGTATCGGACGTTTTCATCAAGAGAAAGGGCAGCAAGTTTCTGCGCTTTGCCCCCGTGTCCTCCCATCAGAGGGTCACTCTGTTTGTCCACACGTGTCTGGACGCcgtgcaggtgcaggtgaggCGCGATGGCAAGTTGCTGCTGTCCCAGAATGTTGAGGGGGTACGGCAGTTCCAGCTGCGGGGAAAGCCAAAAGCCAAGTACCTCATCCGCTTGCGGGGCAGCAGGAAAGGGGCCTCCACTTTGAAGGTGCTAGCCACCACACGACCCAGCAGCAAGCAGCCCTTCCCTTCGCTTCCGGAGGACACGCGCATCAAGGCCTTCGACAAGCTGCGCACCTGCTCCTCCGTCACTGTGGCCTGGCTGGGCACGCAGGACCGCAACAAATACTGCATATACCGCAAGGAGGTGGCTGACAATTACGGCGAGGAGCAGCGACGCCGGGAACAAAACCAGTGTGCCGGGCCAGAGACCCGCAGGAAGTCAGAAAAGGTCCTGTGCAAGTACTTCCACAGCCCGAACCTGCAGAAAGCTGTGACTACAGAGACCATCACAGGTCTGGAGCCTGGCAAGACCTACCTGCTGGACGTTTACGTGGTGGGACACAGTGGTCACTCAGTGAAATACCAGAGCAAACTGGTGAAAACAAGGAAATACTGCTAA